In a single window of the Labrus mixtus chromosome 20, fLabMix1.1, whole genome shotgun sequence genome:
- the mrps7 gene encoding small ribosomal subunit protein uS7m gives MAASISGLLKPWTPRVFLVRWSRYNPYYLEPEVRKEVYNRPEAELSAEEKEQRELKALRPIKAATSGVTSSVFNDPVLSKFINMIMKHGNKVMAREILTDTLEQIKRKQVEKYNKAPAGKKDEIECNPYVIFHQALNNCKPIVGLASIQKGGKYYQVPIPLSENRQRFLAMKWMISECRENRHRRTHMYEKLSQELLAASAKEGNVIKKKFEMHKMAEANRAYAHYRWW, from the exons AGTGTTCCTGGTGAGATGGAGCAGATACAACCCGTACTATCTGGAGCCAGAGGTCAGGAAGGAGGTGTACAACAGGCCGGAGGCCGAGCTGAGCGCCGAAGAGAAGGAGCAGCGGGAGCTTAAAGCCCTCAGACCCATCAAGGCAGCAACCAGTGGAGTCACCAGCTCTGTCTTCAACGACCCAGTCCTCAG TAAATTCATCAACATGATTATGAAACATGGAAACAAGGTTATGGCCAGAGAGATCTTGACAGat ACTCTGGAGCAGATCAAGAGGAAACAGGTGGAGAAATACAACAAAGCTCCGGCGGGGAAGAAGGACGAGATCGAGTGTAACCCGTATGTCATTTTCCACCAAGCTCTCAACAACTGTAAGCCCATCGTTGGGCTGGCTAGCATTCAGAAAGGTGGAAAGTATTACCAG GTGCCCATCCCTCTTTCGGAAAACCGACAGCGCTTCCTCGCCATGAAATGGATGATCTCGGAGTGCAGGGAGAACAggcacagacgcacacacatgtATGAGAAACTCTCCCAGGAACTGTTGGCAGCCTCTGCGAAGGAGGGCAACGTTATCAAGAAGAAGTTTGAGATGCACAAGATGGCCGAAGCCAACAGAGCCTACGCTCACTACCGCTGGTGGTAG